The following are from one region of the Abiotrophia defectiva ATCC 49176 genome:
- a CDS encoding DUF368 domain-containing protein, giving the protein MEHQEEKQQPFLYRFLVGILIGSGFIVPGVSGGALAAIFGIYERIIGFLANLTKNFKENILYFIPVGLGALFGIVLFSFGVSYLLANYATIVSWFFVGCILGSAPALWREAGKEGRSHKDLWVLAGSFIFGIVLLQFGSHLFNGQVEANFISWFISGALIALGILVPGLSPSNFILYMGLYEKMATGFKQLDLAVLIPIGLGGLATIILLSKLIERIFRSHYSVFFHFIFGIVLASTIEIIPREYTGFGLLQYLLCFLTLFLGTGMGWWMAQLEEKYK; this is encoded by the coding sequence GTGGAACATCAAGAAGAAAAACAACAACCTTTTCTCTATCGCTTTTTGGTAGGGATACTGATTGGCTCTGGCTTTATTGTGCCAGGGGTTAGTGGCGGGGCGCTTGCTGCTATCTTTGGAATCTATGAGCGCATTATTGGTTTCTTGGCCAACTTAACCAAGAACTTCAAAGAAAATATCCTCTATTTTATTCCGGTAGGACTAGGGGCGCTTTTCGGTATTGTCCTCTTCTCCTTTGGGGTCAGCTACCTATTAGCTAACTATGCTACTATCGTTTCTTGGTTCTTTGTCGGCTGTATCCTAGGATCCGCGCCTGCTTTATGGCGAGAAGCTGGTAAAGAAGGGCGAAGCCATAAGGACTTATGGGTGCTAGCTGGATCTTTTATCTTTGGGATTGTGCTTTTACAGTTTGGTAGCCATCTCTTTAATGGCCAAGTCGAGGCTAACTTCATTTCTTGGTTTATCTCCGGGGCGCTGATTGCTTTAGGGATTCTAGTACCTGGCCTTAGTCCATCTAACTTTATCCTTTATATGGGACTCTATGAGAAAATGGCGACAGGATTTAAGCAGTTAGACTTAGCCGTTCTGATTCCAATTGGCTTGGGTGGCTTGGCGACCATTATCTTGCTTTCTAAGCTGATTGAGCGTATTTTCCGCAGTCATTACAGTGTCTTCTTCCATTTTATTTTTGGGATTGTCCTTGCTTCAACGATTGAGATTATTCCAAGAGAGTACACTGGCTTTGGCTTGCTCCAATACCTGCTCTGCTTCCTTACTCTTTTTTTGGGGACAGGGATGGGTTGGTGGATGGCCCAGCTTGAAGAAAAATATAAGTAA
- a CDS encoding alpha-galactosidase: MEVIFDSSQQVFHLRNQKLSYLIQLERFGYVTHLYFGQRLEHYSGIAAYPRIHRDFEVESVEFGADVRDFSVGNLLYEYSQYNRGDFRHPALVLRHADGSTVSDFRYDRHEIVAGSPTLEGLPHAKVDGGQEAVTLKIYLKDALKSLELVLSYTIFEDQAVVVRSVALHNKGSETSRIEKISSFQLDLSPRQAELIHLNGTWARERFVEREAIHHGIKVLDSKRGTSSHHQSPYVALVAPETTEHLGQALGAQLIYSGSFEMSVQMDSYNQIRLQAGIQSLGLDWELAPGESFQTPQVVLAYSNRGLNGLSQAYHDFVSQHLIPSRFRGVERPILINNWEATYFDFDQPRLHALIDQAADLGIELFVLDDGWFGQRNHDNSSLGDWFEQESKLPQGLVGLSEYVHGKGMKFGLWFEPEMISENSNLFREHPEWAIQTPGRSLTPGRQQLVLNMANPDVRDNLFQQISKILNQVPIDYIKWDMNRHLTEVYALHLPGQAQGQVAHRYTLGVYDLMERLTKAYPHILFESCSGGGGRFDLGILAYMPQTWTSDNTDAVERLKIQYGTSMMVPQHTMGAHVSAVPNHQTHRVTPLATRAQVAYFGDFGYELDLTKLPKEEVESIRQQVNFYKQHRALFQFGRFSRLLSPFQDKLTAWMVVSPEQDQAMVLLAQTLTQASMPLQVLKLQDLRPERRYQVKSEEQEFVATGAELMQAGFYVFPQLEGDYASRLYHVKALVD, translated from the coding sequence ATGGAAGTTATTTTCGATAGTAGTCAACAAGTCTTCCACCTACGCAACCAGAAGCTGTCCTATCTGATTCAGTTGGAACGTTTTGGTTATGTCACTCATCTCTATTTTGGCCAGCGCTTGGAACATTACAGTGGCATAGCGGCTTATCCACGGATTCATCGCGATTTTGAAGTGGAGTCGGTCGAGTTTGGAGCAGATGTACGTGATTTCTCGGTTGGGAATTTGCTTTATGAATATAGTCAATATAATCGTGGGGATTTCCGGCACCCGGCCCTAGTCTTACGTCATGCTGATGGCTCCACGGTCAGTGATTTTCGGTATGACCGTCATGAAATTGTGGCGGGCAGTCCAACCTTGGAAGGTCTCCCTCATGCGAAAGTAGATGGAGGTCAAGAGGCCGTCACCCTCAAAATCTACCTTAAAGATGCACTTAAATCGCTAGAACTCGTCCTATCCTATACGATTTTTGAGGACCAAGCAGTAGTGGTGAGATCAGTCGCTCTTCACAATAAGGGCAGTGAGACAAGCCGGATTGAGAAAATTTCCAGTTTTCAATTGGATTTGTCGCCAAGGCAAGCAGAACTTATCCACTTAAACGGTACCTGGGCTCGGGAGCGATTCGTGGAGCGTGAGGCCATCCATCACGGCATCAAAGTTCTAGATAGTAAACGAGGAACGAGCAGCCACCACCAGAGTCCTTATGTGGCTTTAGTAGCGCCTGAGACGACTGAACATTTAGGTCAGGCTTTGGGTGCCCAGCTCATTTACAGTGGCAGCTTTGAGATGTCTGTTCAGATGGACTCCTATAATCAAATTCGGCTTCAGGCAGGCATACAATCGCTAGGATTGGATTGGGAGTTGGCTCCTGGGGAAAGCTTCCAAACTCCACAGGTTGTCTTGGCTTATAGTAATCGTGGTTTGAATGGCTTATCCCAAGCTTACCATGATTTTGTCAGTCAGCATTTGATTCCTAGTCGCTTCCGTGGTGTGGAAAGACCGATTCTCATAAATAACTGGGAGGCAACCTATTTTGACTTTGATCAACCTAGATTGCACGCCTTGATTGACCAAGCAGCAGATCTTGGGATTGAACTCTTCGTCCTAGATGATGGTTGGTTCGGCCAACGTAATCATGATAATAGTTCGCTGGGTGATTGGTTTGAACAGGAAAGTAAATTGCCACAGGGCTTGGTAGGTTTATCGGAATATGTCCATGGAAAAGGGATGAAGTTTGGACTCTGGTTTGAACCTGAGATGATTTCAGAAAATAGTAATCTCTTTCGAGAGCATCCTGAGTGGGCCATCCAGACACCCGGTCGAAGTTTGACACCTGGTCGTCAGCAGTTAGTCTTGAATATGGCCAATCCAGATGTCCGAGATAACCTATTCCAACAGATTAGCAAAATCCTGAATCAAGTACCGATTGACTATATCAAGTGGGATATGAACCGTCATCTTACTGAAGTCTATGCTCTACATTTACCTGGCCAAGCTCAGGGACAGGTAGCTCATCGTTATACTTTGGGGGTCTATGATCTCATGGAACGGTTGACTAAGGCCTATCCTCACATTCTATTCGAAAGTTGTTCAGGTGGGGGAGGTCGTTTTGACTTAGGCATTCTCGCCTATATGCCACAAACCTGGACGTCGGATAACACGGATGCTGTAGAGCGCCTGAAGATTCAGTACGGGACCTCCATGATGGTGCCGCAGCACACCATGGGAGCTCATGTATCCGCAGTGCCTAACCATCAGACACATCGTGTGACCCCTCTCGCGACTCGGGCTCAGGTCGCCTACTTTGGTGATTTTGGTTATGAGCTTGATTTAACCAAACTGCCAAAAGAAGAAGTTGAAAGCATTCGACAACAAGTGAACTTCTACAAGCAACATCGTGCTCTCTTCCAGTTTGGTCGCTTTAGTCGCCTGCTAAGTCCTTTCCAGGATAAGCTGACAGCCTGGATGGTGGTTAGCCCAGAGCAAGATCAGGCAATGGTCTTGTTGGCTCAGACTCTAACTCAAGCTTCCATGCCATTGCAGGTGCTTAAGTTACAGGACTTGCGCCCAGAAAGGCGCTATCAAGTGAAATCAGAGGAGCAAGAATTTGTCGCGACCGGGGCAGAACTGATGCAAGCAGGCTTCTATGTCTTTCCACAATTGGAGGGTGACTATGCCAGTCGACTCTACCACGTCAAGGCATTAGTAGATTAA
- a CDS encoding AraC family transcriptional regulator, with protein MSRAEFYVFHNKTSIELYPIQFGREACAPLHRMGPTQTHNYLFHYILSGQGRFSLVGQKAQTLSAGQGFLMTPDCICAYEADESDPWTYCWVEFNGLKAKHFLQEAGFNASNYLFKPKQQSVQDNIMAPLMQLINNPKQHESFLIGQLYLVMDALIRYSNHTQLIPQNDVHNFYIREAIRFIQDHFAESISIDDIAQHCNLNRNYFSKLFKQEMGLTPSQFILNYRMNIACQLLTNRQLSIQSIAQQVGYTNQFNFSAAFKRVKSLAPYDWRKLYA; from the coding sequence ATGAGCCGAGCAGAATTCTATGTCTTCCACAACAAAACGTCTATTGAACTTTATCCTATTCAATTTGGTCGCGAGGCTTGCGCCCCCTTGCATCGCATGGGACCCACACAAACCCATAACTATCTCTTCCATTACATTCTGTCTGGCCAAGGACGCTTTTCACTGGTAGGCCAGAAGGCACAAACGCTCTCTGCGGGGCAAGGTTTTTTAATGACGCCCGACTGCATTTGTGCCTATGAAGCGGATGAATCCGACCCTTGGACCTATTGTTGGGTTGAGTTTAATGGGCTAAAAGCTAAGCACTTTTTACAGGAAGCGGGCTTTAATGCTTCTAATTATCTCTTTAAACCTAAGCAGCAGTCTGTGCAAGATAACATCATGGCCCCCCTCATGCAACTGATTAATAACCCTAAGCAACATGAGTCTTTCTTAATCGGCCAACTCTACCTAGTCATGGATGCCCTGATTCGTTACTCTAACCACACCCAACTCATACCCCAAAATGATGTTCACAACTTTTATATTCGCGAGGCCATTCGTTTTATTCAAGATCATTTTGCCGAGTCTATCTCGATTGATGATATCGCACAACATTGCAACCTGAATCGCAATTACTTTAGCAAGTTATTCAAACAGGAAATGGGCTTAACTCCTTCTCAATTTATTCTTAACTACCGCATGAATATTGCATGCCAGCTCCTAACTAATCGCCAATTATCCATCCAATCTATTGCCCAGCAAGTCGGTTATACCAATCAATTCAACTTTTCTGCTGCCTTTAAACGCGTCAAAAGTTTGGCTCCCTACGATTGGCGCAAGCTCTATGCCTAA